A window of Vigna unguiculata cultivar IT97K-499-35 chromosome 4, ASM411807v1, whole genome shotgun sequence contains these coding sequences:
- the LOC114182093 gene encoding senescence-associated carboxylesterase 101-like, giving the protein MNVTQSFSSGIVQAPFVTSSRLLLKTWGVISSRDEDMVPHVGNGLFWKVREESDLTIVVFEVRNDFDPQQKLVSSSYLKENNNFHRLEFLCTKKIPEFSLNGSAVSLVIDNLEKLDELKSKINSSHPLIVTGHGVGGAIASLFTVLLLDSIGSGKKRPLCITFGSPLVGDKRLQQAISRSSTWSSCFLHVVSCKDSLLKKLNPHPSAYMPFGTFIFCSDTGSSCFENPESVLELLVSSINDQSQGFEVPDYGKLVQNLNRKAICRDFNLQGMNLTHSTSLNASIGLQLCAALDMQKQQHQNIDITALATKLEELENKFMSQKKEKFDPSKKLNIMKIDMANFELYKKLCKSQGIGYYDCFKKEASTDDQDVIPSQKRLRNYWSDMVEEAEMKPQTEAAAFRTRWLFAGTNYRRMVEPLYIAEYYAKGLCKDYEAKGRSRHYAVLEKWLEEDKKQKADSNGNTRKNVESILTFDSCFWAKLEEALLLCGQLENLKENKEVEGKLLEFEKYVYESLKRYEVSPEIFLKGSSYMSWWNKYKGSAGNHRLASFMNNPQHFDQYTEGTYFFP; this is encoded by the exons ATGAACGTTACTCAATC ATTTAGCAGTGGAATTGTGCAAGCACCCTTTGTCACAAGCTCTCGTCTTCTTCTAAAAACATGGGGTGTTATCTCCTCACGTGATGAAGATATGGTTCCCCACGTGGGGAACGGATTGTTCTGGAAAGTTCGGGAGGAATCGGATTTGACGATTGTGGTGTTTGAGGTCAGGAATGATTTTGATCCTCAGCAGAAATTGGTTTCTTCTTCTTATCTCAAGGAGAACAATAACTTCCACCGCTTAGAGTTTCTATGTACCAAGAAAATTCCAGAGTTCTCTCTTAATGGGTCTGCAGTTTCGCTAGTCATTGACAATCTTGAGAAGCTTGATGAGTTGAAGTCCAAG ATTAATAGCTCCCATCCATTGATTGTTACTGGACATGGTGTTGGAGGAGCAATAGCTTCACTCTTTACTGTGTTGCTGTTAGATAGCATTGGTTCAGGGAAGAAACGGCCTCTCTGCATCACCTTTGGTTCTCCTCTTGTTGGTGACAAAAGGTTGCAACAAGCCATATCACGAAGTTCTACATGGAGTTCTTGCTTTCTACATGTTGTCTCTTGCAAAGACTCACTTCTCAAGAAGTTGAATCCCCACCCAAGTGCTTACATGCCTTTTGGGACATTTATCTTCTGTTCTGATACAGGTTCTTCTTGTTTTGAGAACCCCGAGTCTGTTTTGGAGCTTCTTGTGAGCTCAATCAATGATCAAAGTCAAGGTTTTGAGGTCCCAGATTATGGAAAACTTGTGCAAAATCTCAATCGTAAAGCAATTTGCAGGGACTTTAACCTACAGGGGATGAACTTGACACATTCTACTTCACTGAATGCAAGTATCGGTTTGCAGTTGTGTGCAGCACTAGATATGCAG AAGCAACAACACCAGAACATTGATATAACCGCTTTGGCAACAAAGTTGGAAGAACTGGAGAATAAATTCATGTCCCAGAAGAAGGAGAAATTTGATCCATCCAAGAAATTGAATATAATGAAGATAGACATGGCAAATTTTGAATTGTACAAGAAGCTTTGTAAAAGTCAAGGTATTGGGTACTATGACTGCTTCAAAAAGGAGGCCTCAACAGATGACCAAGATGTTATTCCGTCGCAGAAAAGGCTCAGAAACTACTGGAGTGACATGGTTGAAGAAGCAGAGATGAAACCTCAGACAGAAGCTGCAGCCTTTCGTACTCGCTGGCTTTTTGCTGGAACTAACTACAGGAGAATGGTTGAGCCTCTATACATCGCTGAATACTATGCAAAAGGTCTTTGTAAAGACTATGAGGCTAAAGGAAGGTCTAGACATTATGCAGTGTTGGAGAAGTGGCTGGAAGAAGATAAGAAACAAAAAGCTGATTCAAACGGCAACACCAGAAAGAATGTGGAATCGATTTTAACCTTTGATTCTTGCTTTTGGGCAAAGCTTGAAGAGGCTCTCCTTTTGTGTGGACAGTTGGAGAATTTGAAAGAGAATAAAGAGGTAGAAGGGAAGTTGCTTGAATTTGAGAAGTATGTTTATGAATCACTGAAAAGGTATGAAGTGTCACCAGAGATTTTCTTGAAGGGAAGCAGTTACATGAGTTGGTGGAATAAGTATAAAGGGTCTGCAGGTAATCATAGACTAGCAAGCTTCATGAACAATCCTCAGCATTTTGATCAGTATACTGAGGGAACCTATTTCTTCCCCTGA